The stretch of DNA GGCAGTTGATTGAGAAGGTTACGGTAGCAAAGTAGTGATAAATTGTGGAGGTAAATATGTCTGAGGTTGTAGAATATATTAATAAGAAGTATACTCCCAAGAAGGAGTATGATGAGTTTAGAGTTGGAGATTTGGTCAGGGTTCACCAGATAATAAAGGAAGCGGATGGTAAAGATAGAACTCAGGTCTTTGAGGGTATTGTTATCTCAATAAGTGGACAAGGTATTTCAAAGACATTTACTGTTAGGAAGGTGTCTTACGGTGTTGGAGTTGAGAAAATATTCCCATACTATTCTCCTTTGATTGCTAAAGTGGAGGTTGTGAGAAGATTTAAAGTGAGAAGGGCTAAGTTGTATTACCTAAGGGGTAAGGTTGGACAGGAAGCAAAACTGAAGGAGCTAAGAGGAAAAAGATAGACTATTTGGATTCAAGAAAAGGTTCTGATAAATAGGCTTTACTAATTGCTTTGAGTATTTCTCTTTCATTGATTGGTGAAAGGTCGGTTATAGCTGAAAACCTGACAAATCTATCGTAAGTTTTGAGTTTAATTAGGAGATTTTTATACCGCTCATCTATCATCTTGTCCACTATTACTACCAATCTAGCATTAGTTTTAATGTATTTTTCCATCAACTCATCCTCTTTTGTTGCTGTAAACACATCAGTTTCTGGATAGAAGTCTGGAGCTATAGTGAAGTTCATTTTGTTTATTCTTTCTACAAACAAAGCCACAGCCTCTGAGTGGAAAAAGAATTTTTGCAAGTAGTTGCTATCTGTTGCATTTGTTAGAGTTACGAGGATTATTCCTCTTTCAGAGGAGTAAAATGGTATTTCACTCTTTTTGTCTATAAATGTTTTCAGCTTATTCCACTTTTCAAAAGTTATCTCCTCCTTGTATCTAAGCACTACCTGGTTTTTGGAAACTATCTCTGTTGCAGATATGGCATACCTTTTTC from Brevinematia bacterium encodes:
- the rplS gene encoding 50S ribosomal protein L19, producing the protein MSEVVEYINKKYTPKKEYDEFRVGDLVRVHQIIKEADGKDRTQVFEGIVISISGQGISKTFTVRKVSYGVGVEKIFPYYSPLIAKVEVVRRFKVRRAKLYYLRGKVGQEAKLKELRGKR